The following are encoded together in the Variovorax sp. PBS-H4 genome:
- the uraD gene encoding 2-oxo-4-hydroxy-4-carboxy-5-ureidoimidazoline decarboxylase, which yields MALSIEQLNAAAPDPFAALLEGTYEHSPWIAQRAAAARPFRSLAHLKHALVQAVSSATEDEQLGLIRAHPELAGKAMVSKTLTAESTHEQGKAGLTDCTPEEFAKIQQLNADYNAKFGFPFILAVRGPRGTGLGKREIIETFERRLHHPADFERAEALRNIHRIAEIRLDDKFGVTPTLGNDVWDWHEQLSVHTDPGYAEKGQLTVTYLTEAHRACAQQIADCMGEAGFDSVQIDAVGNVVGRYEGTTPDAKALLTGSHYDTVRNGGKYDGRLGIFVPIACVRELKRQNRRLPFAFEVVGFAEEEGQRYKATFLGSGALTGHFDPKWLDQKDADGISMREARAIAGLKEEDIPKLKRDPSRYLGFVEVHIEQGPVLTELDLPLGIVTSINGGVRYVGEVIGMASHAGTTPMNRRRDAAAAVAELILYAEKRAARDGDSVATVGMLEVPSGSINVVPGRCKFSLDLRAPNNPQRDKLTADVLAELVAICDRRGVRHTIEESMKASAAPSAPEWQQRWEKAVDALGVPLHRMPSGAGHDAMKLHEVMPQAMLFVRGINSGISHNPLESSTNNDMQLAVEAFQLLLDNLASETTT from the coding sequence ATGGCGCTGAGCATCGAACAACTGAACGCCGCCGCCCCCGACCCGTTCGCGGCCCTGCTCGAGGGCACCTACGAGCATTCGCCGTGGATCGCGCAGCGCGCCGCCGCGGCACGCCCCTTCCGCTCGCTCGCGCATCTCAAGCATGCGCTCGTGCAGGCGGTCTCCAGCGCGACCGAAGACGAACAGCTCGGCCTGATCCGCGCCCACCCCGAGCTCGCCGGCAAGGCCATGGTCAGCAAGACGCTGACCGCCGAGTCCACCCACGAGCAGGGCAAGGCCGGCCTCACCGATTGCACGCCCGAGGAGTTCGCGAAGATCCAGCAGCTCAACGCCGACTACAACGCCAAGTTCGGCTTTCCCTTCATCCTCGCGGTGCGCGGGCCGCGCGGCACGGGCCTCGGCAAGCGCGAGATCATCGAAACCTTCGAGCGCCGACTGCACCACCCCGCGGACTTCGAGCGCGCCGAGGCGCTGCGCAACATCCACCGCATCGCCGAGATACGGCTGGACGACAAGTTCGGCGTCACGCCCACCCTGGGCAATGACGTGTGGGACTGGCACGAGCAGCTCTCCGTGCACACCGATCCCGGCTATGCCGAGAAGGGCCAGCTCACCGTCACCTACCTGACCGAGGCGCACCGCGCCTGCGCGCAGCAGATCGCCGACTGCATGGGCGAGGCCGGCTTCGACAGCGTGCAGATCGACGCCGTCGGCAACGTGGTCGGCCGCTACGAGGGCACCACGCCCGATGCCAAGGCGCTGCTCACCGGGTCCCACTACGACACCGTGCGCAACGGCGGCAAGTACGACGGGCGGCTCGGCATCTTCGTGCCCATCGCCTGCGTGCGCGAGCTCAAGCGCCAGAACCGCCGCCTGCCCTTCGCCTTCGAAGTCGTCGGCTTCGCGGAAGAGGAAGGCCAGCGCTACAAGGCCACCTTCCTCGGCTCGGGTGCGCTGACCGGGCATTTCGACCCGAAATGGCTCGACCAGAAGGACGCCGACGGCATCAGCATGCGCGAGGCGCGTGCGATCGCCGGCTTGAAGGAGGAAGACATCCCCAAGCTGAAGCGAGACCCGTCGCGCTACCTGGGCTTCGTCGAAGTGCACATCGAGCAGGGACCGGTGCTGACCGAGCTCGACCTGCCACTGGGCATCGTGACCTCGATCAACGGCGGCGTCCGCTATGTCGGCGAGGTGATCGGCATGGCCAGCCACGCCGGCACCACGCCGATGAACCGCCGGCGCGATGCCGCCGCGGCGGTCGCAGAGCTGATCCTCTACGCCGAGAAGCGCGCCGCCAGGGATGGCGATTCGGTCGCCACCGTCGGCATGCTGGAAGTGCCCAGCGGCTCGATCAACGTGGTGCCGGGCCGCTGCAAGTTCAGCCTGGACCTGCGCGCGCCCAACAATCCGCAGCGCGACAAGCTGACCGCCGACGTGCTGGCCGAGCTGGTGGCGATCTGCGATCGCCGCGGTGTGCGCCACACGATCGAAGAGAGCATGAAGGCCTCCGCCGCGCCGAGCGCCCCCGAGTGGCAGCAGCGCTGGGAGAAAGCGGTCGACGCACTCGGCGTGCCCCTGCACCGCATGCCCAGCGGCGCCGGCCACGACGCGATGAAGCTGCACGAAGTGATGCCGCAGGCCATGCTCTTCGTGCGCGGCATCAATTCGGGCATCAGCCACAACCCGCTCGAATCGAGCACCAACAACGACATGCAGCTGGCGGTCGAAGCCTTCCAGTTGCTGCTCGACAACCTGGCCTCCGAGACAACGACATGA
- the puuE gene encoding allantoinase PuuE, producing MSNIYDTTLPYPRDLVGYGRNPPHAQWPGGARVAVQFVLNYEEGGENSVLHGDTGSEQFLSEMFNPASYPDRHISMEGIYEYGSRAGVWRILREFEKRGLPLTVFGVGMALERHPELTAAFKELGHEIACHGWRWIHYQTMDEAAEREHMRLGMQAIERLTGERALGWYTGRDSPRTRRLVADYGGFEYDSDYYGDDLPFWMKVRKTDGTVVPQLIVPYTLDCNDMRFALPQGYSHADPFFQYMKDSFDALYAEGDEAPKMMSIGMHCRLLGRPGRITALQRFLDHIARHDRVWVCRRLDIARHWKAAHPYTESKGA from the coding sequence ATGAGCAACATCTACGACACCACCCTGCCCTACCCGCGCGACCTGGTCGGCTACGGCCGCAACCCGCCGCATGCGCAATGGCCCGGCGGTGCACGCGTCGCGGTCCAGTTCGTCCTCAACTACGAGGAAGGCGGCGAGAACAGCGTGCTGCACGGCGACACCGGCTCGGAACAGTTCCTCTCGGAGATGTTCAACCCGGCGAGCTACCCGGACCGGCACATCAGCATGGAGGGCATCTACGAGTACGGCTCGCGTGCCGGTGTCTGGCGCATCCTGCGCGAGTTCGAGAAGCGCGGCTTGCCGCTGACCGTGTTCGGCGTCGGCATGGCGCTCGAGCGGCACCCCGAGCTGACGGCCGCCTTCAAGGAACTGGGCCACGAGATCGCCTGCCATGGATGGCGCTGGATCCACTACCAGACCATGGACGAGGCCGCCGAGCGCGAGCACATGCGGCTGGGCATGCAGGCCATCGAAAGGCTCACCGGCGAACGGGCCCTGGGCTGGTACACCGGCCGCGACAGCCCCCGCACGCGCCGCCTGGTCGCCGACTACGGCGGCTTCGAGTACGACAGCGATTACTACGGCGACGACCTGCCTTTCTGGATGAAGGTGCGCAAGACCGACGGCACCGTGGTGCCGCAGCTCATCGTCCCCTACACGCTGGACTGCAACGACATGCGCTTCGCACTGCCGCAAGGCTATTCGCACGCCGACCCCTTCTTCCAGTACATGAAGGACAGCTTCGACGCGCTCTACGCCGAGGGCGACGAGGCGCCGAAGATGATGAGCATCGGCATGCATTGCCGCCTGCTCGGACGGCCCGGCCGCATCACCGCACTGCAGCGATTCCTGGACCACATCGCGCGGCACGACCGCGTCTGGGTCTGCCGCCGGCTCGACATCGCGCGCCACTGGAAGGCGGCGCACCCCTACACCGAATCGAAGGGAGCCTGA